One Papaver somniferum cultivar HN1 chromosome 10, ASM357369v1, whole genome shotgun sequence genomic window carries:
- the LOC113319025 gene encoding uncharacterized protein PAM68-like, which produces MNTLLLSLSPLHIRSTPWAYKNSVLEHTLFVRTFPHNPFPSLRYRRTLKLQAKAKGSGTKGTFPEKNLQEEDDDDEKLSTRSKKEDDDDKIADEVWGRMIVRILAYVGIPMASGIALLVIFGFLKENHIWDVPLWLPFVTTLIGFGTSALGIAYGTLSTSLDPNKKGSLLGWEEVQQNWPELWKEDIE; this is translated from the coding sequence ATGAACACTCTCCTCCTCTCACTCTCACCTCTGCATATCAGAAGTACTCCGTGGGCATACAAAAATTCTGTTCTTGAACATACACTATTTGTAAGAACATTCCCTCACAACCCTTTCCCATCTCTCCGTTACAGGAGAACATTAAAACTACAAGCCAAGGCCAAAGGTTCCGGCACCAAGGGTACATTTCCTGAGAAGAACCtgcaagaagaagatgatgatgatgagaaactTTCCACAAGAAGTAAAAAGGAAGACGATGACGATAAGATTGCGGATGAAGTGTGGGGAAGGATGATTGTGAGGATATTAGCTTATGTCGGTATCCCAATGGCAAGTGGAATAGCATTGTTAGTTATATTTGGGTTTCTCAAGGAAAATCACATTTGGGATGTTCCCCTTTGGCTTCCGTTTGTAACAACATTGATAGGCTTCGGAACTTCGGCACTTGGAATTGCTtatggaactttatcaacaagtTTGGATCCAAATAAGAAGGGGTCGCTTCTCGGATGGGAAGAAGTTCAACAAAACTGGCCTGAACTTTGGAAGGAGGATattgaataa
- the LOC113317318 gene encoding UDP-glucuronic acid decarboxylase 2-like, with amino-acid sequence MASELTYRRHESQAQSDTYLPKPPKPFLPVTRAIRYMLREQRLLFVILGIAIATVIFVLIPSSSSSRQFTGSYDSIPAQYFPNSDSSTRLSEKFVYEQRSVNSGGKIPLGLRRKGLRIVVTGGAGFVGSHLVDRLMERGDSVIVVDNFFTGRKENVMHHFGNPRFEMIRHDVVEPLLLEVDQIYHLACPASPVHYKFNPVKTIKTNVVGTLNMLGLAKRVGARFLLTSTSEVYGDPLQHPQVETYWGNVNPIGVRSCYDEGKRTAETLAMDYHRGAGVEVRIARIFNTYGPRMCIDDGRVVSNFVAQALRKEPLTVYGDGKQTRSFQYVSDLVEGLMRLMEGEHVGPFNLGNPGEFTMLELAQVVQETIDPNAKIEFRANTEDDPHKRKPDITKAKEQLGWEPKVALRKGLPLMVTDFRQRIFGDHKEGSSSTTSGVVSNS; translated from the exons ATGGCATCGGAATTAACATACAGAAGACATGAATCACAAGCACAATCAGATACTTATTTACCGAAACCCCCAAAACCATTTTTACCAGTAACTAGAGCTATTCGTTATATGCTTAGGGAACAAAGACTCTTATTTGTAATACTTGGAATCGCCATCGCCACAGTAATCTTTGTCCTAAtcccttcatcatcctcatcaagaCAGTTTACAGGAAGTTATGATTCGATTCCGGCACAATACTTTCCGAATTCTGATTCTTCAACTCGTCTATCGGAGAAATTTGTTTACGAGCAAAGATCTGTAAATTCAGGTGGGAAAATTCCGTTAGGTTTGAGAAGGAAAGGGTTGAggattgttgttactggtggtgcTGGATTTGTTGGTAGTCATCTAGTTGATAGATTGATGGAAAGGGGGGATAGTGTTATcgttgttgataatttctttaCAGGGAGGAAAGAAAATGTTATGCATCATTTTGGTAATCCTAGATTTGAAATGATTAGACATGATGTTGTTGAACCATTGTTGTTGGAAGTTGATCAGATCTATCATTTAGCTTGTCCTGCTTCTCCTGTTCATTACAAATTCAATCCTGTCAAGACTATC AAGACAAATGTAGTTGGAACACTGAATATGCTGGGGTTAGCTAAAAGAGTTGGTGCTAGATTTTTGTTGACAAGTACTAGTGAAGTTTATGGTGATCCTCTACAGCATCCTCAAGTTGAAACTTACTGGGGAAATGTCAATCCAATTG GTGTGAGGAGTTGTTATGATGAAGGAAAAAGGACTGCAGAAACTTTGGCAATGGATTACCACAGAGGTGCCGGTGttgag GTGAGAATTGCTAGGATCTTCAACACATATGGACCACGAATGTGTATCGATGATGGTCGAGTTGTCAGTAATTTTGTTGCTCAG GCACTAAGAAAAGAGCCATTGACAGTGTATGGTGATGGAAAGCAAACAAGGAGTTTCCAATACGTTTCTGATCTG GTGGAGGGTTTGATGAGGTTAATGGAAGGAGAACATGTTGGTCCATTCAATCTCGGTAACCCTGGTGAATTCACCATGCTTGAACTTGCTCAG GTAGTGCAGGAGACTATAGACCCTAATGCAAAGATCGAGTTCAGGGCCAACACAGAGGATGACCCACACAAGAGGAAGCCAGACATCACCAAGGCCAAGGAGCAACTTGGCTGGGAGCCTAAGGTAGCACTACGCAAAGGGTTGCCTCTCATGGTCACTGACTTCCGTCAGCGTATCTTTGGAGACCACAAAGAAGGAAGCAGCAGCACCACCAGTGGTGTTGTCTCTAATTCCTAA